The following are encoded in a window of Brevibacillus sp. DP1.3A genomic DNA:
- a CDS encoding calcium-translocating P-type ATPase, SERCA-type, giving the protein MDTQPIRKWYTLAAADVTEALHSDAAQGLTQQEAERRLAKQGANQLAEQKRKPLYSVFVDQFKDFMVLILFIATLISYFLGEYLDAIAIIAIILINGILGFIQEAKAERSLQALKELASPMARVIRGGHISMIPASRLVPGDLVQLEAGDRIPADLRLLSANRLEVEESALTGESVPVGKNVKRLETAQASTVPLGDQKNLAFMGTMVTGGTGSGIVVATGMSTEIGKIAHLMNTAEEAETPLQLRLEQMGKILVVVALLLTIVVIAAGVWHGHELFTMFLAGVSLAVAAIPEGLPAIVTVALALGVQRMIRRNAIVRKLPSVETLGCASVICSDKTGTLTQNKMTVTQVWHSDSTYEVSGSGYAPEGAFHYLGKMVSPARDGALSQMIRIADRCNNARLTCEEQSTRNLLGMGKTSRFWQVVGDPTEGALKVLAAKALGGNTERSNQKNQGQRVEELPFDSDRKMMSVVEKGTDGVYSLLTKGAAEALLARSTHILWKGELIPLSATLRHQVLEQTERMAGKALRVLGFAYKTLQGYRPGQPIGSLENNLVFVGMAGMIDPPREEVRPAINLCHQAGIKTVMITGDHKVTAEAIARQIGLMRGYGEVLEGRELDGMSDEQLAEYAERVTVYARVSPEHKLRIVRALQSQGHVVAMTGDGVNDAPAIKTSDIGIAMGITGTDVTKEAADLVLRDDNFATIVAAVEEGRNIYDNIRKFIRYLLASNVGEILVMFFAMLLGLPLPLVPIQILWVNLVTDGLPAMALGVDQAEKDTMYQKPRNKAENIFSRGLGWKIISRGFLIGAMTLLAFWLTLKENPNDLVHAQTVAFVTLVMAQLIHVFDCRSQYSVFHRNVFENKYLVWAVLSSIVLVIGVVYMETLQPIFKTTDLNLRDWALILVAAGVPTFVAGIGGVLTSSRQRTSKEKRPAMRTVRPD; this is encoded by the coding sequence GTGGATACACAGCCAATTCGAAAATGGTACACGCTGGCGGCGGCCGACGTGACCGAAGCCCTTCATAGTGATGCTGCGCAAGGGTTGACTCAGCAGGAGGCGGAGCGGCGACTGGCTAAACAAGGTGCCAACCAGTTGGCTGAACAAAAGCGAAAGCCTCTCTACTCGGTCTTTGTTGATCAGTTCAAGGATTTTATGGTACTCATCCTGTTCATCGCAACACTGATCTCGTACTTCCTTGGAGAGTACTTGGATGCGATTGCGATCATCGCGATCATCCTCATTAACGGCATCCTCGGTTTTATTCAGGAGGCCAAGGCTGAGCGATCCTTGCAAGCGCTAAAGGAGCTGGCATCCCCGATGGCGCGCGTCATCCGGGGCGGGCACATTTCCATGATACCGGCTTCGCGGCTGGTACCTGGTGATCTGGTGCAATTGGAGGCCGGGGACCGTATTCCCGCAGATTTGCGTTTGCTTTCGGCCAATCGGCTAGAGGTAGAGGAGTCTGCGTTGACAGGGGAGTCTGTCCCCGTCGGAAAAAACGTGAAAAGACTGGAGACAGCCCAGGCATCTACTGTACCGCTTGGTGACCAAAAAAATCTCGCGTTCATGGGCACGATGGTGACCGGAGGAACAGGGAGCGGCATCGTCGTAGCGACAGGGATGAGCACGGAAATCGGGAAAATCGCGCACTTGATGAATACAGCGGAAGAAGCAGAAACCCCTTTGCAGCTGCGCTTGGAGCAAATGGGCAAAATTCTTGTGGTCGTCGCACTGCTGTTGACGATTGTGGTCATCGCTGCTGGTGTCTGGCATGGTCATGAGCTGTTTACGATGTTCCTCGCCGGGGTGAGTCTCGCAGTGGCGGCGATTCCGGAAGGCTTGCCGGCGATTGTGACTGTCGCGCTAGCGCTTGGCGTACAGCGGATGATCCGCCGCAATGCGATCGTACGCAAGCTCCCATCAGTCGAGACATTGGGATGCGCCTCTGTCATTTGCTCTGATAAAACAGGGACTCTGACTCAAAATAAAATGACTGTTACCCAAGTGTGGCACAGCGATTCCACGTATGAGGTGAGCGGCAGCGGCTATGCACCAGAAGGAGCCTTTCACTATCTAGGGAAAATGGTATCTCCCGCCCGTGACGGAGCGCTCTCGCAAATGATCCGAATCGCAGACAGATGCAACAACGCCCGTTTGACATGCGAGGAGCAAAGCACGCGCAATTTACTCGGGATGGGCAAGACGTCACGCTTTTGGCAAGTCGTAGGCGACCCGACAGAAGGTGCTCTCAAGGTGCTTGCCGCGAAGGCATTGGGCGGCAATACAGAGCGTAGCAACCAGAAGAATCAGGGACAGCGTGTGGAGGAGCTCCCCTTTGATTCTGACCGCAAAATGATGTCGGTCGTCGAAAAGGGGACGGACGGCGTATATTCCCTGCTGACCAAAGGCGCGGCGGAGGCATTGTTGGCGAGATCGACACACATTTTGTGGAAGGGAGAGCTCATTCCACTCTCCGCGACGCTTCGTCACCAAGTACTGGAGCAAACGGAACGGATGGCAGGCAAAGCGCTACGCGTACTTGGCTTCGCGTATAAGACGCTGCAAGGCTATCGCCCTGGACAGCCAATCGGCTCCTTGGAAAACAATCTCGTCTTTGTCGGAATGGCCGGGATGATCGATCCACCGCGAGAAGAGGTGCGCCCAGCGATCAATCTGTGCCATCAAGCAGGAATCAAGACGGTCATGATTACAGGCGACCACAAGGTGACAGCAGAAGCAATCGCCCGGCAGATTGGTTTGATGCGTGGCTACGGAGAAGTATTGGAGGGGCGGGAGCTGGATGGCATGTCAGATGAGCAGCTCGCAGAGTATGCGGAGCGCGTCACTGTCTATGCCCGTGTGTCTCCTGAGCACAAGCTGCGGATCGTCCGTGCCCTGCAAAGCCAAGGACATGTTGTTGCCATGACCGGAGACGGTGTCAATGATGCTCCTGCGATCAAGACCTCAGACATTGGGATCGCGATGGGGATTACCGGTACAGATGTAACGAAGGAAGCGGCCGATCTCGTGCTGCGCGACGATAACTTTGCCACGATTGTCGCTGCCGTCGAGGAAGGGCGTAACATCTATGACAACATTCGAAAATTCATCCGTTATTTGCTCGCGTCCAACGTAGGCGAGATTCTCGTCATGTTTTTTGCGATGCTCCTCGGGCTTCCTTTGCCTTTGGTGCCGATCCAGATCTTGTGGGTCAATCTCGTGACGGATGGTTTACCAGCAATGGCGTTGGGCGTCGATCAGGCGGAGAAAGATACGATGTATCAGAAGCCGCGCAACAAGGCAGAGAACATATTCAGCCGAGGGTTGGGCTGGAAAATTATTAGCCGTGGTTTCCTCATCGGGGCCATGACATTGCTCGCGTTCTGGCTGACGCTCAAAGAGAATCCGAATGACTTGGTGCATGCCCAAACTGTCGCTTTCGTTACGTTGGTTATGGCGCAGCTAATTCACGTTTTCGATTGCCGGAGTCAATATAGCGTTTTTCACCGCAATGTATTTGAAAACAAATACCTCGTCTGGGCCGTGCTTTCGTCGATCGTGCTCGTGATCGGTGTCGTATACATGGAGACACTCCAGCCGATCTTCAAAACAACGGATTTGAATCTGCGCGATTGGGCATTAATTTTGGTCGCGGCAGGAGTTCCTACGTTTGTCGCGGGAATCGGTGGGGTGCTTACCAGCAGCAGACAGCGCACAAGCAAAGAAAAACGTCCAGCTATGCGTACGGTTCGTCCTGACTAA
- the ytaF gene encoding sporulation membrane protein YtaF, translating into MSGWLALLLVSLAISMDSVSVGLTYGLRNMRMPFLSLVVVSGCSFAVVYGVMLVGSSLTEWLTPEIGKYIGAAVLILMGLFTLWRLIATRSGTEAQESTAASSNAVVAAEKQEEQEPIVLLSQFRIFGVMIQILKDPSKADADRSGHIMGWEAVMLGLALSLDAFGAGISLTFLGYSPLLVALCIAVMSALLLAVGIALGRRAGKASWLTRLTWLPPILLICIGVAKSLK; encoded by the coding sequence ATGAGCGGATGGCTCGCACTCCTGCTCGTTTCCCTGGCCATCAGCATGGACAGTGTCAGTGTAGGATTGACGTATGGTTTACGGAACATGAGAATGCCCTTTTTGTCGCTCGTCGTCGTTTCCGGTTGTTCGTTTGCTGTTGTATATGGTGTCATGCTCGTAGGCTCATCCCTCACCGAATGGTTAACACCCGAGATCGGCAAGTATATTGGTGCCGCGGTCTTGATCCTCATGGGTTTGTTTACTCTGTGGCGGCTCATTGCGACACGGTCGGGGACAGAGGCTCAGGAGTCTACTGCTGCGAGCAGCAACGCCGTCGTAGCCGCAGAAAAACAGGAAGAGCAGGAGCCCATCGTATTATTGTCGCAGTTCCGCATTTTTGGTGTCATGATCCAGATTTTAAAAGATCCGTCCAAAGCCGATGCTGACCGTTCTGGGCATATTATGGGCTGGGAGGCCGTCATGTTGGGGCTTGCCCTGTCTTTGGATGCTTTCGGCGCAGGCATCAGCCTTACGTTTTTGGGATACTCGCCACTGCTCGTCGCTCTCTGTATCGCAGTGATGAGTGCTTTACTTCTTGCGGTAGGAATTGCCCTCGGTAGGCGCGCAGGAAAAGCTAGCTGGTTGACGAGACTCACCTGGCTGCCGCCGATTTTGTTGATTTGCATTGGTGTAGCCAAAAGCTTGAAATAA
- a CDS encoding TetR/AcrR family transcriptional regulator — protein sequence MSQVDKNSETKAKILQSTLDLIKMEGFETVTVRKIAADSGTNVALVNYYFGSKDKLINEALSAFLGSFTATFDLLDNTSLLPQERLKQFLMSYVQIIQQYPELVSRIFSLGGAVFTSQYEYGQFLKSIGFVKIEGVLKEMTHEEDHEVLMMMIMQLFGAIFLPALLKSILSTGAGIEVASVEQQIDLLFARYFHEK from the coding sequence ATGTCACAGGTAGATAAAAACAGCGAAACGAAAGCGAAAATTTTGCAATCGACACTGGATTTGATCAAGATGGAGGGCTTCGAGACTGTGACGGTGCGGAAAATCGCAGCGGATTCCGGTACCAACGTAGCTTTGGTTAACTACTATTTCGGTTCCAAGGATAAGCTCATCAATGAAGCCCTCAGTGCATTTCTAGGCAGCTTTACAGCTACATTTGATCTCTTGGATAACACATCTCTGCTTCCCCAAGAACGACTCAAGCAGTTTTTAATGAGCTACGTGCAGATCATCCAGCAATATCCCGAGCTGGTTTCGCGAATCTTTTCGCTTGGTGGTGCTGTATTTACCTCGCAATATGAGTACGGTCAATTTCTAAAAAGCATCGGGTTTGTGAAGATTGAGGGAGTTTTGAAGGAAATGACCCACGAAGAAGACCATGAGGTTCTCATGATGATGATCATGCAACTCTTTGGAGCGATTTTTCTGCCAGCCTTGCTCAAGTCGATATTGTCTACAGGCGCTGGAATCGAGGTCGCTTCCGTAGAGCAACAGATTGATTTGTTATTCGCACGCTATTTTCATGAAAAATAG
- a CDS encoding HXXEE domain-containing protein translates to MDFLRKYWSDLGLLVAVGVGLYLMIQWSTIPAIERLLWLSFIAILVHQYEEYRWPGYFAGLFNGLIFKSSHPERYPLNPQSAMIINLVIAYVFYLVPLLFPTVIWLGLAPILMGFFQFIWHGVFANLKAKTIYNPGLFAVIFFHIPIGVWYIQHIISTGMVTTPDWIIGTIYFIVAVYILIVKGNMWLKDENSRYTFTRQQLGPYIHKS, encoded by the coding sequence ATGGACTTTTTGCGAAAATATTGGTCTGATCTCGGTCTGTTAGTGGCAGTTGGCGTTGGTCTGTATTTGATGATTCAATGGAGTACCATTCCTGCTATCGAGCGGCTGTTGTGGCTAAGCTTCATTGCCATCCTTGTTCATCAGTATGAAGAGTACCGTTGGCCGGGATATTTTGCCGGACTGTTTAATGGTTTGATTTTCAAAAGCAGCCATCCAGAGAGATATCCGCTGAATCCACAGTCTGCGATGATCATCAACCTCGTCATTGCCTATGTCTTTTATCTAGTTCCCCTCTTGTTCCCGACGGTCATCTGGCTCGGTTTGGCACCGATTCTCATGGGCTTCTTCCAGTTTATCTGGCATGGAGTTTTTGCGAATCTAAAAGCGAAAACCATCTACAATCCGGGCTTGTTCGCCGTTATCTTTTTCCACATCCCGATCGGGGTATGGTATATCCAGCACATCATCTCCACTGGCATGGTAACCACGCCAGACTGGATCATCGGGACGATCTATTTCATCGTTGCGGTGTACATTCTCATCGTGAAGGGCAATATGTGGCTAAAGGACGAAAACTCCCGTTATACCTTTACTCGCCAGCAGTTGGGGCCTTACATTCATAAATCGTAA
- a CDS encoding DUF4179 domain-containing protein — MKCFMFNQLKLYVNDELAPAESKGLEQHVENCPQCQKQLQEWVEGMQEEDFTTIPEAPVPDAFTDEVMDKLSDAVPPRSTRKRSSRTRRQRGWDIVKKTGLVVAGLTALVVTGTVVSPTFANYVNSLFQIEKDSDSGMKNAVNKGLVQKLEQKATDQGITVELKELLADSMRIAVIYDVYDESGKKIEDHILNAKLIDQNGKDWFEDDGGDNSGSHGEFFITERFLNEIFESTEATPDQLTLHLEQTEIADKTGKWSLEVPIDMKKAKEATKTVAFKDTVFQSPQGLGIELKNIEFSPSATRVMLDTTFPKSAYLEVERTSILYDRKNPRGAIITEKERDPAFSGENMMYEITNEKGEVVAAWDMKSLDDGLDNKENVLFTPRTEEEAEERPEGDVLNWWHTFGPIQGEQTLKLELQKIYEKKLASPKFDLVPTELDKKAATFKDETGSTFTFSSFAWEPGNGEDLGEAVMTIEGTLGKGIVENRDWSVKDENGKTYAVSVSTESTRDKDGRVQIKGEVTIPRLKQEPKKLTVSYATYMVEHDVKWKVPFEIK; from the coding sequence ATGAAATGCTTCATGTTTAATCAATTGAAGCTATACGTAAACGATGAGCTGGCCCCTGCCGAGAGCAAAGGATTGGAGCAACATGTAGAAAATTGCCCACAATGCCAGAAGCAACTGCAAGAGTGGGTAGAAGGCATGCAGGAAGAGGATTTTACCACCATTCCGGAAGCTCCTGTACCCGATGCGTTTACAGATGAGGTCATGGATAAGCTGTCAGATGCAGTTCCTCCACGTTCTACGCGAAAGCGCTCCTCCCGAACCAGAAGACAAAGGGGTTGGGATATTGTGAAGAAGACAGGATTGGTAGTAGCAGGACTTACGGCGTTGGTGGTGACTGGAACGGTTGTATCACCTACGTTTGCGAATTATGTGAATAGCTTGTTCCAGATTGAAAAGGATTCGGATAGCGGTATGAAAAATGCTGTCAATAAAGGCCTTGTCCAAAAGCTGGAGCAAAAGGCAACCGATCAAGGAATTACCGTCGAGTTAAAAGAACTGTTGGCTGACTCGATGAGGATCGCCGTCATCTATGATGTGTACGACGAGAGCGGCAAGAAGATTGAAGATCATATTTTGAATGCGAAGCTGATTGATCAGAACGGAAAAGATTGGTTTGAGGATGATGGAGGAGATAATTCGGGAAGTCATGGAGAGTTTTTCATCACAGAGCGATTTTTGAACGAAATCTTCGAATCAACTGAGGCGACTCCTGACCAACTGACCTTACATTTAGAACAGACAGAAATCGCAGATAAGACAGGAAAATGGTCATTGGAAGTTCCGATCGATATGAAGAAAGCCAAGGAAGCGACGAAAACGGTTGCCTTCAAGGATACTGTTTTTCAATCGCCGCAAGGGCTCGGGATTGAGCTGAAAAATATCGAATTTTCCCCGAGTGCGACACGGGTCATGCTGGATACCACTTTCCCAAAATCAGCTTATTTGGAGGTTGAACGAACGTCGATCCTGTACGATCGGAAAAATCCGCGAGGCGCCATTATCACAGAGAAAGAGCGTGATCCTGCTTTTTCGGGAGAGAATATGATGTACGAAATCACCAATGAAAAAGGGGAAGTGGTAGCAGCTTGGGATATGAAATCATTGGATGATGGGCTTGATAACAAGGAGAATGTTCTTTTCACACCAAGAACAGAAGAAGAAGCGGAAGAAAGACCAGAAGGCGATGTCTTGAATTGGTGGCATACATTTGGCCCGATACAGGGAGAACAAACATTAAAGCTTGAGCTTCAGAAAATTTATGAGAAAAAACTGGCATCTCCTAAATTTGATCTGGTTCCAACAGAACTAGACAAGAAAGCTGCGACTTTCAAGGATGAGACAGGCAGTACCTTTACATTCTCTTCTTTTGCATGGGAGCCAGGTAACGGCGAAGATCTAGGTGAGGCCGTAATGACCATAGAGGGTACATTAGGAAAAGGCATAGTCGAGAACCGCGATTGGTCTGTAAAGGATGAAAATGGGAAGACTTACGCTGTGTCAGTGAGCACGGAAAGCACCAGAGACAAGGACGGACGAGTACAGATCAAAGGTGAGGTCACGATTCCGCGCTTGAAGCAAGAACCGAAAAAGCTCACGGTATCCTACGCTACCTATATGGTGGAGCATGACGTGAAGTGGAAAGTACCTTTTGAAATCAAATAG
- a CDS encoding RNA polymerase sigma factor: MPDDQELIEQILAGDHEQYRQIVDRYKGKIVGYLYRMIGNMPDAQDLAQDVFIKTFYRLHDYRPEYRFSSWLYRIASNHCFDEMRKRKRTEQVEIDEEQLIDPDTPETTLLKKERDAELERSIMLLDEEYRKVFVLFYIHRLSYREISEQLSLSESSVQMRLFRARKKMKDSLTKTMGGGAIYEMLHV; the protein is encoded by the coding sequence ATGCCGGACGATCAGGAACTAATCGAGCAAATCCTGGCTGGCGATCATGAGCAGTACAGACAAATTGTCGACAGATACAAGGGCAAGATCGTTGGCTATTTGTACAGGATGATCGGCAACATGCCAGACGCACAGGATTTGGCTCAAGACGTGTTTATCAAAACCTTTTATCGTTTACACGACTATCGGCCTGAGTACAGGTTTTCGTCGTGGCTGTATCGAATTGCGAGCAATCATTGTTTCGATGAAATGAGAAAACGCAAACGAACAGAACAGGTAGAAATCGATGAGGAGCAGCTGATTGACCCAGATACGCCAGAGACGACTTTATTGAAAAAGGAGCGGGACGCCGAGCTGGAACGCAGCATCATGCTGCTGGATGAGGAGTATCGCAAGGTATTCGTCCTATTTTATATCCATCGTCTGTCGTATCGAGAAATCAGCGAGCAACTGTCTCTCTCGGAGAGCTCCGTTCAGATGCGTTTATTCCGTGCCCGCAAAAAGATGAAGGACAGCCTGACGAAAACGATGGGAGGGGGAGCTATTTATGAAATGCTTCATGTTTAA
- a CDS encoding arginase family protein, with amino-acid sequence MAGIPHFTGAYVSGTELAPDALRTAGLIEQLQQHGLDVQDVGNLHLPDDLPRHNIPPVRNWPAPRMLWDLLQKHAQEWLDTDDFVLMLGGDCSLVVATAQAHQARYQERAYLLVLDGHLDTVVPSASRCIGAAGMGLWFLLQDRGQWIEPSGWDAERIRLVGCQQMPGETFGVDIMTLAQLTEGSIVERVSHMLQSIPPDAKILVHFDVDIMHKDAMPAAYSPSEIGLSLSEAEALLATVLRDSRVTSMEVTEFSGARDTTGEYAQRLVELLARALSVRA; translated from the coding sequence GTGGCTGGTATCCCGCATTTCACTGGGGCATATGTCTCTGGTACAGAATTAGCTCCGGACGCGCTTCGTACAGCAGGATTGATCGAGCAGTTGCAGCAGCATGGGTTGGATGTGCAGGATGTGGGAAACCTGCATCTTCCCGATGATTTGCCTCGCCATAATATTCCCCCAGTTCGTAATTGGCCGGCTCCGCGTATGTTGTGGGATTTGCTGCAAAAGCACGCGCAAGAGTGGCTCGATACAGACGACTTTGTCTTGATGCTCGGTGGCGATTGCAGTTTGGTCGTTGCAACGGCACAGGCTCATCAGGCTCGGTATCAGGAAAGAGCGTATCTGCTCGTGCTTGACGGTCATCTCGATACTGTAGTTCCATCGGCTTCCCGCTGTATTGGGGCAGCAGGGATGGGATTGTGGTTTTTGCTTCAGGATCGCGGACAATGGATCGAACCAAGCGGCTGGGATGCAGAGCGAATCCGCCTTGTCGGTTGCCAGCAGATGCCTGGAGAGACTTTCGGTGTTGATATCATGACCTTGGCCCAGCTCACAGAAGGGAGCATAGTGGAACGAGTTTCTCATATGCTCCAATCGATCCCGCCTGATGCCAAAATTCTCGTCCATTTCGACGTAGATATCATGCACAAAGACGCGATGCCAGCGGCCTATTCTCCAAGTGAGATTGGATTGTCGCTGTCCGAAGCGGAGGCATTGCTGGCAACTGTCTTACGAGATTCGCGCGTGACAAGTATGGAAGTGACGGAATTCTCAGGGGCAAGGGATACGACTGGCGAGTATGCGCAGAGGCTGGTAGAGTTGCTCGCACGGGCACTATCTGTACGTGCTTAA
- a CDS encoding universal stress protein has protein sequence MVEQFRRKSPEEILQSISRMHRGRLKIILGAVSGSGKTYHLLMEGQTLKKKGIDVVVAGSGEATHPKLAQKREGLEQIQPIIWYSLGEARHDLDVAAIIERDPEVVLVDGLAHRNRPDAPRPTSLDDVQYLLNHNISVIATVNIYELAGMKEMAERLTKAEVRIDQCVPEDTLAMADEVKLLDVTPEAILKRLQEDDRNPTRTKHPLFRRDNLHMLRELALRFVATGVNEDLEDYREKHGMVGASGATEKVLVSAQYHWNGSILVRRGQQVAKRLGGELLVVCFLPLSKKLTKEEATFKRSIGKLVDKVGGTFEEQMLAREKDVANELVAYAMENNVSRIVMGQSKRTRWEEIWYGSIVHKILRQTKNIDILIVADRSERDGERVMPTKREQAVTANPYRRLSDEEMQQEIGKIKRGTLKVYVGAAPGVGKTYTMLREGNELAENGIDVVIGLLETHGRKETIEQVGGLPLIPRKRIPYKNVTLEEMDTDEIIRRNPEVVLVDELAHTNVPGSTYEKRYHDVEKILAAGISVISTMNIQHLESLNDSVEQITGIRVRETVPDHILHQADEVELIDISPKALRQRMREGNIYAMEKVEQSLTNFFKTGNLIALRELALREVADDVDERLEAWERRTLRGPWRQQEVIFVCVNLRADSERLIRRGFRIAYRLKASWHVAYVQDHPSLTEEEETQLAKLKALTERLGGRFERYEAPSRRKVFTKLVWHMNEKGTTQVVIGQSARTRWKEILEGSVIQRLLREVRHMDVLVVADHAPDMM, from the coding sequence CAGAATGCACCGGGGCAGGCTGAAAATCATTCTGGGGGCAGTCAGTGGCTCAGGTAAAACCTATCACCTGCTAATGGAAGGGCAGACGCTTAAGAAAAAAGGGATTGATGTGGTCGTAGCTGGCTCAGGTGAGGCCACCCATCCCAAGCTGGCGCAAAAGCGGGAGGGCTTGGAGCAAATCCAGCCAATCATCTGGTATTCCCTCGGGGAAGCGAGACATGATCTGGACGTTGCAGCCATTATCGAGCGAGATCCGGAAGTCGTACTCGTAGACGGTTTGGCTCATCGTAATCGTCCAGATGCTCCGCGCCCAACTAGCCTAGACGATGTTCAGTATTTGCTGAACCACAATATTAGTGTGATTGCGACGGTCAACATTTACGAATTGGCCGGGATGAAAGAGATGGCGGAGCGACTGACGAAGGCAGAAGTGCGGATCGACCAGTGTGTCCCTGAGGATACGCTTGCCATGGCTGACGAGGTGAAATTGCTCGACGTCACGCCAGAAGCCATTCTGAAACGGCTGCAAGAAGACGATCGCAACCCGACTCGAACCAAGCATCCGTTGTTTCGCAGAGACAATCTGCATATGCTACGAGAACTCGCTCTTCGGTTCGTAGCTACGGGCGTAAACGAGGATTTGGAGGATTATCGGGAGAAGCACGGCATGGTAGGGGCTTCAGGAGCCACAGAGAAGGTGCTGGTTTCTGCCCAGTATCATTGGAATGGCTCGATATTGGTTCGGCGAGGACAACAGGTTGCCAAGAGGCTCGGCGGAGAGCTCTTGGTCGTCTGTTTTCTCCCTTTATCCAAGAAGCTGACGAAGGAAGAAGCGACTTTTAAGAGATCCATCGGAAAGCTCGTGGACAAAGTCGGAGGTACCTTTGAAGAGCAGATGCTTGCACGTGAAAAGGACGTAGCAAACGAGCTCGTCGCATATGCGATGGAGAATAATGTGTCCCGAATCGTCATGGGACAGTCCAAGCGTACGCGCTGGGAAGAGATATGGTACGGCTCCATCGTCCATAAGATTCTTCGGCAAACGAAAAATATCGATATCTTGATCGTGGCGGATCGTTCGGAGCGGGACGGTGAGCGCGTCATGCCGACCAAGCGAGAACAAGCGGTAACGGCCAATCCGTACCGCCGACTCTCCGATGAGGAGATGCAGCAAGAAATCGGTAAAATCAAGCGCGGGACGCTAAAAGTATATGTAGGAGCCGCACCTGGTGTCGGCAAGACGTACACGATGCTGAGAGAAGGCAACGAGCTCGCCGAAAATGGCATCGACGTAGTGATTGGGCTTTTAGAAACGCATGGACGAAAAGAAACCATTGAGCAGGTAGGGGGACTTCCTCTTATCCCTCGCAAGCGCATCCCGTATAAAAACGTGACGCTGGAAGAAATGGACACGGACGAAATCATCCGGCGAAATCCGGAGGTCGTACTGGTGGATGAGCTGGCACATACGAATGTGCCAGGGAGTACCTATGAGAAGCGATACCACGATGTCGAGAAGATTTTGGCTGCGGGTATTTCTGTCATATCCACAATGAACATACAGCACCTCGAGAGCTTAAACGACAGCGTCGAGCAAATCACGGGGATCCGCGTGCGAGAGACGGTGCCGGACCACATTCTGCATCAGGCAGATGAGGTAGAGCTGATCGATATTTCACCCAAAGCACTGCGTCAGCGGATGCGGGAGGGCAATATTTACGCGATGGAAAAGGTAGAGCAGTCGCTGACCAACTTTTTCAAAACAGGGAATTTGATCGCGCTTCGAGAGCTGGCCTTGCGTGAAGTGGCGGACGACGTCGACGAACGCTTGGAGGCGTGGGAGCGACGAACGCTGCGCGGGCCTTGGCGGCAGCAGGAAGTCATTTTTGTCTGTGTGAATTTGCGAGCTGACAGTGAACGTTTGATTCGCCGAGGGTTTCGAATTGCCTATCGGTTGAAGGCGTCCTGGCATGTAGCATACGTGCAGGATCATCCGTCGCTGACAGAAGAGGAAGAGACACAGCTGGCGAAGCTGAAGGCACTAACAGAGCGGCTCGGAGGTCGTTTCGAACGATACGAAGCCCCTTCCAGACGCAAGGTTTTCACCAAGCTGGTTTGGCATATGAACGAAAAAGGAACGACGCAGGTCGTCATCGGGCAGTCGGCGCGGACCCGCTGGAAGGAAATTCTCGAGGGTTCGGTCATTCAGCGATTATTGCGGGAGGTTCGACACATGGATGTGCTGGTCGTGGCCGATCACGCACCCGATATGATGTGA